The genomic window GCCCGCGGCGAAGGTGCTTCGAGAAACGGAAAGCGCGCCACATCGCCCAGGCGCAGCGACTTCATGCGCAAGATGACGCCGGCCAGCGATGAACGCAGGATCTCGGGGTCGGTAAAACGCGGCCGGCCTTCGAAGTCCTTTTCGTCGTAAAGCCGAATGCAGATGCCGTTCGCTACGCGCCCGCAGCGGCCCGCGCGCTGGTTGGCCGCGGCCTGGCTGATCGGCTCGACCAGCAATTGCTCGACCTTGCTGCGGAAGCTGTAGCGCTTGACGCGCGCCGTGCCGGTGTCGATCACATAGCGGATGCCCGGCACGGTGAGCGAGGTTTCGGCCACGTTGGTGGCCAGCACGATGCGCCGGCCCGTGTGGCCGTCGAAGATGCGGTCCTGCTCGGGGCCCGAGAGACGCGCGAACAGCGGCAGCACCTCGGCATTGCGCAACAGCGGCTGGTGGCTCAGGTGGCGACGCAAATGGTCCGCAGCCTCGCGGATCTCGCGCTCGCCAGGCAGAAAAACGAGGATGTCGCCCGCGTTGTGCGGATCGCGCCAGAGCTCATCGACGGCATCTGCAATCGCGTCGTTCAGGTCATGTTCGCGCGACTCCTCAAAGGGTCGATAACGCTGCTCGACTGGGAAAGTACGGCCCGACACGTAGATGATCGGCGCTGGCCCCTTGCCCGATGCGAAGTGCTGCGCAAAGCGGTCGGCATCGATGGTGGCCGAGGTCACGATCACCTTCAGGTCGGGCCGGCGCGGAAGAATCTCGCGCAGGTAGCCGAGCAGGAAGTCGATGTTGAGCGAGCGCTCGTGCGCCTCGTCGATGATCAGCGTGTCGTAGGCCTTCAGCAGCGGATCGGTCTGCGTCTCCGCCAGCAGGATGCCGTCGGTCATGAGCTTGACCGAGGCGTCGCGGCTCAGCCGGTCCTGAAAGCGCACCTTGAAGCCGACCACGTCGCCCAGTGGCGTTTTCAGCTCTTCGGCAATGCGCTTGGCCACCGAGCTCGCGGCGATGCGGCGCGGCTGCGTGTGGCCGATGAGCCGCCCCTTGCCCGGCGGTGCGTTGAGCTTGCCGCGGCCGAGCGCCAGCGCGATCTTCGGCAGTTGCGTGGTCTTGCCCGAGCCCGTTTCGCCGCAGACGATCACCACCTGGTGCGCCTCGATGGCGGCCATGATTTCATCGCGCCGGCCGGAGACCGGGAGCGACTCGGGAAAGTCGATGCGCAAGGGAGCGGAAGGTGTCGTGGTCGTCAAGGGAAAAGCTATTCGCGATGCGCGGCGGGCAAACCGTCGATTATCGGCGCGCACCGCCACTGTTGCACGCCTCCGACAATGCGCGGCCATTGCGCAACACGTCGAGTAAATAGTCTTTACTCAACTACACCCTACCGCTACGATTGCGCCCCATGACCTCCTTCCTCGTACCCCCCACTTTGCGCAGCCGCCGCGCAAGCCATGCCTCGGTGCATGGCGGGGTCGAGCTGCCGCGTCCGGCCTGAAGAAGAAGCCCGCGCGTCCGTTGCACCGGACGCCCTGCTCGCTTCCACGGCCGAAGCGCAGCAACCGACCCTTTCACAGCGTCTGCATTGCCGCCTCCTCGCCCGCGAGGGAGCGCCGGCTTCTTCATTTTCGTTTTATTCAAGAATTTCCATGTCCAACGACATTCATCCAGACCTGCATGCGGTGCTCTCCGAGCGGACGCGCCATCTGCAGGCAGTTGCCCAGGCGCTCAAGACCGAGCTCTTCGGCATCGACGACAGCATCGACCGCGTGATCGATTCACTGCGGGCGTGGTACGTGTTTCCGCAACTCATCAGCCGCCCGGTCATCGTGTGCCTTTGGGGCCTCACGGGCACCGGCAAGACGCAGCTCGTGCGCAGGCTCGCGCAGCATCTGGGCTTTTACGACCGATTCATCGAAGTGCAGATGGACGGCTTCAGCCACGGTTCGGGCTACAGCAGCCGGGGTTCGATTTCGGCCATGCTGGCCGAATCGGGCATCGACGAAGGCACGCCGGGCATCCTGGTGCTCGACGAGTTCCAGCGCTTTCGCACGCTCCAGAGCAACGGCCACGACGCCAAGGTCGAACGCTACCAGGACGTGTGGGCACTGCTGTCCGATGGCCGGCTGCCGCCGGCGCTGTCGATGCTCGGCGAAATCGAGGCGTCGCTCGCCCAGGCCGAATATGAACAAGACCGCGACGGCCCGCCCGACAAAAAGAAGGCGAAGAAGCGCAAGCTTCACCTCGCGCCCTGGGAAGCGCAAGAGATCAAGCGCTGCCTCAAGCTGCCTGAAACGCTGCTGCAGATCATGGCCTGGAAGCCTTCCGAGGTGCATGCGCGGCTGCGCGCGTTCCGCGACACGCAGCAAAGCTGGGAGACCGACTACAGCAAGCTGCTGGTGTTCGTCTCGGGCAACCTCGACGAGATGTATGCCGAAACCGCGCGCCGCGTGGAAGACTGCGACACCGATGCCGACATCTTCCACGCGCTGACCAGGAAGCTCTCTCTCATCGATGTGAAGAAGGCGCTGTCCGAACGCTTCAAGCCCGAGCAGGTGGCGCGGCTGGGCAACAACCACGTCATCTATCCGTCGTTCAGCCGGGCCACCTATGTGCAGCTGATTCTGTCGATCTGCGACCGATATGTGGAAGAGATCCGTGAAAGCTCGGGCGTGCGCTTCATGCTCGAGTCGAGCGTGTACGAGCAGATCTACGCCAATGCCGTTTTCCCGGCACAGGGCACGCGCCCGCTGTTCTCGTCCATCCACGCAATCCTGAGCGCGACGCTGGTCAACGCCGCGCTCTGGGCGCTGGAGCAAGGCGCGGACGGTTCGGAGCCGGTGTGGCTGTCGCTGGAAACGGCCGGGGACAAGGCCTTTATCGTGGCGCGGTACCGGAAAGGCAAGCGCGAGGCGCGCCGCAGCTTTGCGGTCACGCTCGAGCTCAACCGGCTCAAGCAGCGCTCGAACGAGGACTTTCGGGCCCTGCTGGCCGTGCACGAGGCGGGCCACGGCGTGGCCTACGGCCTGCTGTTCGGCCGCGCGCCGCAGGAGATCAAGATCAACGTCGCATCTTTCGAGGGCGGCTACAACAGCTACGAAGACCGCAAGGCATGGTCGCGGCAGAACCTGCGCGACCGTATCTGCGTCGGTCTGGCGGGCCGGGCCGCGGAGCGACTGGTGTTCGGCGAACAGGCCTGCACCTCGGGTGCGTCGCAAGACATCCGCCAGGCCACCGCTTTCGCCGCGCAGTACGTGCGCCACTACGCCTTCGGCACGCGGCTGAGCCGCACCGACGTGGCCAACGACGCCGAGGACAACCTCAACACCGACCTGAAGGCCACGAACCCGGAGATCGAGGCGCTGCTGGCGCAGGAGCATGCACGCGCACTGGCGCTGCTCGAGGCGCACACGCCGGCCTTCATGGCCGTGGTCGATGCGCTGATGCGCGAAGGCTCCGTGGCGCCCTCGCAGCTGGCTGAAATGCTCGACCTGCCCGCCGACTCGGGCGAATCGACCGACGCCTATGCCGCGCTGCTGGCCACCTTCAGGGCGCGCAAGCTGCCCGGCTCGGAACCTGCCGCAGCGCCGGGCGGCCCCGTGGCGGGGGCCAGTGCCGCCCGGCTGCTGCGCGCGTTGGCCTGAGCTGCGCGAACCTTCGTTCAAGAATGCACAATCACGCCCCATGTCCACCGTTTTCAACTTCACCTTCGTGCCCTGGTTCCGCTCGGTCGCGCCCTACATCCACACGCACCGCGGTAAGACTTTCGTGGTCGCCCTGGCGGGTGAGGCGATTGCGGCGGGCAAGCTGCAAAACATTGCGCAAGACCTGGCGCTGATCCAGAGCATGGGCGTCAAGATCGTGCTGGTGCACGGCTTTCGCCCGCAGGTCAACGAGCAGCTCGCCGCCAAGGGGCACGAGGCGCGCTATTCGCACGGCATCCGCATTACCGACGAGGTGGCGCTCGATTCCGCCCAGGAAGCCGCCGGCCAGCTGCGCTACGAGATCGAAGCCGCCTTCAGCCAGGGCCTGCCGAACACGCCCATGGCCGGCTCTACAGTGCGCGTGATCTCGGGCAACTTCATTACCGCCCGGCCCATCGGCGTGGTCGACGGCGTGGACTTCAAGCATTCGGGCCTGGTGCGCAAGGTCGATGCGGTCGGCATCCGCCGCACGCTCGATTTCGGCGCCATGGTGCTGATGTCGCCTTTCGGCTTCTCGCCCACGGGCGAGGCCTTCAACCTGACGATGGAAGAGGTTGCCACCAGCGTGGCCATTTCGATCCAGGCGGACAAGCTGATCTTCCTGACCGAAATCCCGGGCATCCGCATCGACAGCGAACTGCCCGAAAGCGAAGACAACCCCATCGACACCGAGCTGCCGCTCGCCGCGGCCGAGAAGCTGCTGGCGTCGCTGCCGCCGCCGCAAAAACCCACCGACACCGCGTTTTACCTGCAGCACTGCGTCAAGGCCTGCAAGGCCGGCGTGGAGCGCAACCACATCCTGCCCTTTGCGCTCGACGGTTCGCTGCTGCTCGAGGTGTATGTGCACGACGGCGTCGGCACCATGGTCATCGACGAGAAGCTCGAAAGCCTGCGCGAAGCCACGGTGGATGACATCGGCGGCATCCTGCAGCTGATCGAACCCTTCGAGCGCGACGGCACCCTGGTTAAGCGCGACCGCACCGAAATCGAGCGCGACGTGGGCCACTACACCGTCATCGAACACGACGGCGTGATCTTCGGCTGCGCGGCGCTCTACCCCTATCCCGAGGCACGCACGGCCGAGATGGCGGCGCTGACTGTATCGCCCCAGTCGCAATCGCAAGGCGATGGCGAGCGCATCCTCAAGCGCATCGAGCACCGCGCCAAGGCCATGGGCCTGGAAAGCATCTTCGTGCTCACCACGCGCACCATGCACTGGTTTCTGAAGCGCGGCTTCCAGCAGGTCAACCCCGATTGGCTGCCCGAAGCCCGAAAGCGCAAGTACAACTGGGATCGCAAGAGCCAGGTGCTGGTCAAAAAAATCTGAACCCATAAAGGAAGCCCGCCGCCATGACGCTTGCCACCGCCCTGCTGTTCTCCATCGTGGCGCTGGCCGCCATTGCCACCCCCGGCCCGACCGTG from Variovorax paradoxus includes these protein-coding regions:
- a CDS encoding AAA family ATPase, with the protein product MSNDIHPDLHAVLSERTRHLQAVAQALKTELFGIDDSIDRVIDSLRAWYVFPQLISRPVIVCLWGLTGTGKTQLVRRLAQHLGFYDRFIEVQMDGFSHGSGYSSRGSISAMLAESGIDEGTPGILVLDEFQRFRTLQSNGHDAKVERYQDVWALLSDGRLPPALSMLGEIEASLAQAEYEQDRDGPPDKKKAKKRKLHLAPWEAQEIKRCLKLPETLLQIMAWKPSEVHARLRAFRDTQQSWETDYSKLLVFVSGNLDEMYAETARRVEDCDTDADIFHALTRKLSLIDVKKALSERFKPEQVARLGNNHVIYPSFSRATYVQLILSICDRYVEEIRESSGVRFMLESSVYEQIYANAVFPAQGTRPLFSSIHAILSATLVNAALWALEQGADGSEPVWLSLETAGDKAFIVARYRKGKREARRSFAVTLELNRLKQRSNEDFRALLAVHEAGHGVAYGLLFGRAPQEIKINVASFEGGYNSYEDRKAWSRQNLRDRICVGLAGRAAERLVFGEQACTSGASQDIRQATAFAAQYVRHYAFGTRLSRTDVANDAEDNLNTDLKATNPEIEALLAQEHARALALLEAHTPAFMAVVDALMREGSVAPSQLAEMLDLPADSGESTDAYAALLATFRARKLPGSEPAAAPGGPVAGASAARLLRALA
- the argA gene encoding amino-acid N-acetyltransferase — its product is MSTVFNFTFVPWFRSVAPYIHTHRGKTFVVALAGEAIAAGKLQNIAQDLALIQSMGVKIVLVHGFRPQVNEQLAAKGHEARYSHGIRITDEVALDSAQEAAGQLRYEIEAAFSQGLPNTPMAGSTVRVISGNFITARPIGVVDGVDFKHSGLVRKVDAVGIRRTLDFGAMVLMSPFGFSPTGEAFNLTMEEVATSVAISIQADKLIFLTEIPGIRIDSELPESEDNPIDTELPLAAAEKLLASLPPPQKPTDTAFYLQHCVKACKAGVERNHILPFALDGSLLLEVYVHDGVGTMVIDEKLESLREATVDDIGGILQLIEPFERDGTLVKRDRTEIERDVGHYTVIEHDGVIFGCAALYPYPEARTAEMAALTVSPQSQSQGDGERILKRIEHRAKAMGLESIFVLTTRTMHWFLKRGFQQVNPDWLPEARKRKYNWDRKSQVLVKKI